ACGCTCGACCATCGGCATGGCCTCACCCGTGTGCATGAGCTCGGCGACCTTCAGGAGCTTCCTCCCGAGCTGCCCGGCGGGGTGTATGGCGGCGAACTCCTCCTCCTTAAAACCCCTCTTCTCGAGGAGTGCCACGGCGAGGGCGTCGCCCATTGCGAGAGCGGCGGTGGTCGAGGCCGTGGGAGCGAGCCCCAGCGGACAGGCCTCCTCCTTCACTCCTATATCCAGCACCACGTCGGCGTGGCCCGCGAGCGCGGAGCCCGCCCTCCCGGTCATGGCCACCATCTTTATGCCCATCCTCTTTATGACGGGCACCATCTTTATAATCTCCTCGCTCTCGCCCGAGTTGGAAACAGCAAGGAGCACGTCGTTCTTCATAAGCACTCCGAGGTCGCCGTGCATACCCTCGGCCGGGTGGAGGAAGAAGGCGGCCGTGCCGGTGGAGGCGAAGGTCGAGGCTATCTTCTGGCATATGAGCCCACTCTTGCCTATACCCGTTACTACCACCTTGCCCGTGGCCGCAAGTATCAGACCGACGGCCTCGGAAAAGCTCTCGTCGAGCTTCTCCTTAAGCCCGGCTATGGCCTGAGCCTCTATCTCCAGCACGCGGAGCGCGGTCTTCTTCGGGTCCGAGTTGCTCACCTGTTCCCCCTCCCCCCCCTCACGAAGTCGTCGAGCCCCTTAAGCTCTCTTACGAGCGCGGCTATGTCCTTCAAGGCGATGGAGTTGGGCCCGTCGCTCGGGGCGTTATCCGGGTCGGGGTGGACCTCTATAAAGACGCCGTCCACTCCGACGGCTACCGCGGCCCTCGCCAGATGGGCGACCATGCTCCTGTCGCCCCCCGATGACGTGCCGAGCCCGCCGGGACGCTGGACGCTGTGCGTGGCGTCGAATATGACGGGGAAGCCACCCCCCTCCAGATCCCTCATAATAGACAGCCCCCTGAAATCAACGACGAGATTATTATAGCCGAAGCTCGTGCCGCGCTCGGTAAGGGTAACGCCCTCGTTCCCGGTGCTAAGGACTTTCTCGGCGGCGTGCTTCATGTCGGCGGGGGCCATGAACTGGCCCTTCTTTATGTTGACCGGCCGCCCGGTACGCCCGGCCTCTACGAGGAGGTCTGTCTGGCGGCAGAGGAAGGCGGGGATCTGCAAGCAGTCGGCCACCTCGGCCACGGCCTTGCAGTCGGCGGCGGAGTGTACGTCGGTCAGGATTGGGACGGAAAAATCAGTCTTCGCCTTTTCGAGGATCTTGAGCCCCTCTTTAAGGCCCGGCCCCCGGTAGGAGTTGACCGACGTCCTGTTCGCCTTGTCGTAGGAGGCCTTGAATATGAAAGGTATCCCGGCCTCTTCGGTAACGCTCTTTAGCGTTTCGACGATACCGAGGGTCTTACCCTCGTCCTCTATGACGCAGGGGCCGGCTATAAGCACGAGCCCCCCCCCTCCCCCTACGGATACATTCCCTACCTTTACCCGCCTCATGCTTTTTTCCTCTTACGCCCTCGCGCGGTCTTCTTCTTCACGGCCGTCACCTTCTTCTTTTT
This window of the Thermodesulfobacteriota bacterium genome carries:
- a CDS encoding KpsF/GutQ family sugar-phosphate isomerase translates to MSNSDPKKTALRVLEIEAQAIAGLKEKLDESFSEAVGLILAATGKVVVTGIGKSGLICQKIASTFASTGTAAFFLHPAEGMHGDLGVLMKNDVLLAVSNSGESEEIIKMVPVIKRMGIKMVAMTGRAGSALAGHADVVLDIGVKEEACPLGLAPTASTTAALAMGDALAVALLEKRGFKEEEFAAIHPAGQLGRKLLKVAELMHTGEAMPMVERTTPMKEALLEMTTKRLGITGVFEGKGKGKRKKLVGAITDGDLRRTIERGG
- the kdsA gene encoding 3-deoxy-8-phosphooctulonate synthase, whose protein sequence is MRRVKVGNVSVGGGGGLVLIAGPCVIEDEGKTLGIVETLKSVTEEAGIPFIFKASYDKANRTSVNSYRGPGLKEGLKILEKAKTDFSVPILTDVHSAADCKAVAEVADCLQIPAFLCRQTDLLVEAGRTGRPVNIKKGQFMAPADMKHAAEKVLSTGNEGVTLTERGTSFGYNNLVVDFRGLSIMRDLEGGGFPVIFDATHSVQRPGGLGTSSGGDRSMVAHLARAAVAVGVDGVFIEVHPDPDNAPSDGPNSIALKDIAALVRELKGLDDFVRGGRGNR